The Acidisarcina polymorpha genome includes the window GAACCCGCAAGGCTCAGCCCTTGTCTTCTCGACGTACTTAGGTGGAAGCGGGCGCTCCTTGGCATTCGGCGACGCCGTTTTAGGTCTTGCGCTTGACGTCCACGAGAACATTTATGTCACCGGATATGCGGCCTCACTCGATTTTCCGGTCACCCCTGGCGCCTTCCAGACCACCAACAAGGCCCCGGCGGACAATCCCTACAATGCATTCTTGAGCAAGCTGAGCGCGGGTGGCGCGCACCTGGTCTACTCTACGTATCTCGGCGGAAGCGGCTCCTCTGAGGAGTCTTGCTGCGGCGATCAAGGCCAGTCGGTAGCGGTCGATGGCTCAGGATTCGCCTATGTCGGCGGCCTTACGTTTTCCCCCGATTCCCAACGACCTCGGGGACCCTCCAGACCGTATACCACGGCGGCCAATTCGGGACTGGATTTGTCAGCAAGTTCAACGCCGACGGCTCTTCGCTGCTTTACTCGACTTACATCAGCGGGACAAGCTACCCGGCGGGAAGGGACACCGGCGATATCGTGACCGCTATCGCTGTGGACAGTTCCGGCGACGCATATATCACCGGCGGCACAATCTCCCTCAACTTCCCGGTCACGGCCAACGCCTTTCAAAAGGCCAATAATTCGATCGGTACAAGCATGAGCTTTGTCTCCAAAATCAATCCGAAGGGAACGAGTTTCGTCTACTCGACCTACTTAGGCGGGACAAACTTCGGCCAAGGTAATGGCATCGCGGTCGACACGACCGGAGAAGCTACTGTGACCGGCTTTACCTACGATGAAAACATCTTCCCGCTGACACCGGATGCCTTTCAATCTCAGAACCAAACCACCTCCTATTCGGCAGGCGCGAATGCTTTTCTAACCCGACTCAATCGTGACGGATCGGCGTTGATCTATTCTACCTTTCTTGGCGGCCATTTTGAGGCCGATGGATTGGCTGTGGCTGTCGACTCAGCAGGTGACGCCTATCTGACGGGCAGCACACTTGGCGGTGCCTTCCCGGTGTCGGTCGGCGCTTTTCAGCCGAAGTACTCTGGCAATTCGAATCACGACTATTACAACGCGTTCGTCAGCAAATTTTACTTTGGGACGCTCCCTGCCTCGCTGGCTACCACAACGACGCTGTCCACCAGCACGAACACCGTGCAGGAAGGCGTTCCGTTCACTTTAACTGCCCATGTCGCTCTTGCCGATGGAACTGCGGTAACCCGGGGCTCCGTCAACTTCGTCTTTAATGGAAACGATTATGGCACGGTGGTTCTAGACAGCGCCGGCGATGCGATCGACACGAGAACTGTCGATTTGCCGGGAAAGTACACAGTTTCCGGCGATTATGTCGGCGTCAGCGACGAATTGCCTAAGTACGGACCCAGCACAAGCCCGTCCGTGACTCTCACTGTTTTGAGCCAGGTAGCGCCACCGGTGTTCACTCCGGCAGGCGGCATCGACTATAACCGAGTCGAAGAAGTCTCGCTGAGCTCCGCGACCCTTGGCGCATCGATCTACTACACCATCAATGGTGGCACGCCCACTTCTTCCTCCATACTCTTTAATTCCTATAATCCGATCACCATCGTCGGAACCATGAAGATCCAGGCGATCGCGGTCTATAACGGAACCTCCAGCGCAGTGGCGTCTGCTACTTACACCTCTCCAACTTACCCCACTACGCCCATCATCAACTTCAGCCAGGGCTTCCCGCTTACTGCTGGGGTAATGACGACGAATGGCAGCGCCTCGTTGTCCTACGGCCGACTGGGTCTGGCAATGTCTAATGGCTATGACGAGGCGGCAAGCTCCTTCTATGCCACTCAGGTCAACGTGCAATCGTTCACCACCGACTTCAACTTTGAAGTAACAGGCGCCGCGGACGGTTTCACATTCACCATCCAAAATGCGGGACCAAACGCTCTTGGTGGCGATGGCGCGGGGCTGGGTTTTGTGACCATCCAGAAGAGCCTCGCCATAAAATTCGACATTTACAACAATGTGGGCGAGGGGGCGGACTCGACCGGACTCTACATCTGGGGACGCACGCCGACCGTCCCAGCCATCAATCTCTCAGGAACTGGAATTGATCTGGGAAACAACCAAATCTACGTCGCTCACCTGACCTATGACGGCGCAATCTTGAACCTGACCATCACCAACCTCCATACACGGGCTTCGTTTTCCCACTTCTGGGAGATCAACATACCATCGACAGTCGGGGGGGCGACTGCCTACGTCGGCTTTACCGGCAGCACCGGAGGGGATGCCTCAGACATCAGCCTTAACAGCTGGACTTACGAGTCCGGCTTGCCGGCGGCTCCCAATTTCGCCACCGGCTTTGAAGACGGCAACGGTGTGTATCTCAACGGAACCGCTGTTCCCTCTAGATCGACGGTTCGACTGACTAGCGGCCTCAAGAACCAGGCAGGCAGCCTCTTTTTTCCAAATGCGCTCAACATTCGATCTTTCACCTCGAAATTTGGCTTCCAAATCACCAATCCATCGGCTGACGGTTTGACTTTCACCATCCAGGGAGTAGGACCAACGGCGCTTGGCGGCACTGGAGGCGGGCTGGGCTACAACACAATCCCGAAGAGCGTGGCGCTCAAGTTCGACCTTTTCAACAATGCGGGAGAAGGCGTCAACTCAACTGGTACTTATACCGGAGGGACTACGCCAACCCTTCCTTCCGTCGACCTCACGGGCACCGGAATCGACCTGCACAGCGGTGATCCGATGACCGTCGATCTCAGCTACAACGGCATCGTGCTCACCATGACCATCACCGATCAGATCACCAAGGCACACTATACGCATCCGTTCACCGTCGACATACCGGCAGCAGTCGGTGGCACAACTGCCTTTGTCGGGTTCACCGGAGCGACCGGTGGTGAGACGTCCAAGCAGAGCATCCTTACCTGGACATTTACCCCGGGGAGTTAAAACCAGCAACTCAAATCAACATATTCGGCCTCTATCCTCGCAGTAAGATCGCAGATAGAGGCCAGTTTCCTCGAAATACACGTCGGAAAAGGTAACCTTCTGGCGATCGCCGCCAGAAGGTCAGGGCAAAAGAGGCTCTGTCTCCCTCGTGCTGTCACCGGGTTTTTCCGCTTTGTGTCCATGCGGGCGCTAAGGCGCTAAAGCGGCAGCTTACACAGGCAAGACATTGCTGGCGAGATGACGCCCATTTTCATGGACGTGACAGAGATCAAGCTTTTTCAGTAAATCCCGAATGGTCCACACCGTTTACCCACGACAACACCGGTTGTCGCGGGGGATGCGATGGGAGAAAATGGGGGCATCTCAAGAAAGGGAAGGCTTCGTACGTTAAGCTGCGAGCAGGCTCAGTAACCCATTCATTTTCGGAGCATGGGAAACAGTAGGATCTATGAAGAACAGGGCTGCGGAAAAAATACTGGCCGGCCACAACTCGAAGGATGTCTTGAGAGCCTTCGTGAGGGCGACACCCTTGTCGTCTGGAGACTAGACCGGCTTGGAAGAAACTCGGCCGATCTTGTCAGGCTTAATGCCGAACTCGAACAGCGCAATCAATCTTGAATCACTTACCGAAAAGATTGAAACTCGTTCTCCAGCTGGCCGCCTGGTGTTCCACGTCTTCGCGGCCCTAGCAGAATTCGAGCGCAATTTGATCCGCGAAAGAACGGTTGCTGGCCTTCAAATCAGCTCGCGCTCGCGGCCGCAAAGGAGGTCGCCTCCTAAAGAGATTAAGACCATACGCGCCCTACTCAAAACCACAGATGTCCCTGGACCGAAATCGCAGCCCGTTTCGGCATCGCCCGATCAACCCTGTACCGTGCGGTACTCAAACCTGCGGCGTGATGCCCGAGATCGGTAGCCAATCGCAATCCCTTTTTGCAGCCCAAATCGCTGGACTTTGGGTCAACCCAAGGTTGGCTAAATCGAAGCTACGGAAAACGTTTTGCGGGCACATCCCGGTGGGGTAGATCCTCATCGCGGATCGAAAGTCACATAGCGATTCGCGTGACTGATGAACACACTTTGGAAGAGTACGGTTGGCAACAAGCCGTCTTCTTCTGGCACCGGGAGGCTCTGGCCAAAGCGTACCGGAGTCACAAATGAGATATTGCTCAAGATATAAGCGCCAATCCGCATGTCCTGCGGGGCCAAGGCGGCGAAAGCTTGATTTGCTCCGCTCGTCTGTAGCGCGGCCCTCTCCAGCCTCTTGAGTTCCAGCCCCTTTGGATACGGAAAAAGAATTGGCCCGTCGCTCCCGGAATCCACCTGTAACAAGATTTCCCGGGGTCCTGCGCCCGAGAGACGGGCAGAGATCACCAGGCGCTCCACATAGGGCAATTCACTCTCAGGGTGCTGGGGGGCAACGAGCGGAATGTGCTCGCCATGCACAAACCCCGCCAGCGTCTGTGTCGCGTCCAGACAAACCACTTTGTGTCTATAGTCGATGAGCAGATCGAAATGCGCCAAAAAATTCTCACCCAGGACCCCGCGAATGCGGGTGTCGGCCGCTCGAATCTGCTCAAGTTCCTTAACGAGAACAAAGGGCTTATCGACGGTAAGGGAGCCAGCCTCCAAGGTTTCTAGAACAGCGATGGACGCCTTCGCATAGTTGGCAACAGAAACCAGGCCGACCGCGCCTTGAGGCTTGAGGTCGAGTTCTGAAGCCAGCGACGGATCGGCCACCGTAACCTGGCTTCCTGTGTCTACCATGAAATCAAATGGTCCTTTGTGGTTGATCCTCACCGGAATAATGATGAGGGCGCCTTGAACGAATCGTGGGTTTACACTAGCGATGCCCCCCGGGCAACGCGCTTCGGCGTCGAGCAACGGAAGGGCAATCGAAGTCAGGGCGAAAAAGGCTAGTAGCTCAAGACGGGCGTTGGAGAACGCGTGTTTCATGTCGACTTCCTCCTCGCGGATTGCGCGGTGAGGGCGACATTGATACATTTGGCGCGGTTACCTCAATGCATAGCGGGTGAAATGTGAGCCCCTACGGGTCCGAAAAATCTCACCGGCTAAGCCGTTGATGGGCTGTGACTTGTTGAGTTTTATCCAGGTTCTGAGAACAAGATTGGAATAGCTGGAAGGCCGAGAGGACCATCCGCAGTGGCAGAAGCGAAAACCCAGCCTCGCCCCTTACGCTTCGGAAACTTCGAGCTTGACCTTCGTGCCGGAGAATTGCGCAGGGCTGGCGTGAAGCTCAAACTGAGCGGCCAGCCGTTTCAGATTCTGACCATTCTGCTGGAGCATGCGGGCGAAGTGGTGACCCGGGAAGAATTGCGAGAGCAACTCTGGCCGGACACATTCGTCGATTTCGACCATAGTCTCAACAAGGCGATCAATAAGATTCGAGAGGTGCTCGGAGATTCCGCGGAAAGCCCGCGTTTTGTCGAAACCCTGCCTCGGCGCGGTTACCGTTTTGTAGCCCCCGTTGCGAGTGGCGGCCCTGCCTCTAAAAAACTGGCCGAAGAAGCACCGCCCAAGGCCGGCCTAAAACCTCTGCGCTACGGGTTGATGGTTTTCGGGGTGGGTTTAATAACCGTTGCTGCCCTGAACCTCTGGAAAAGTGTCTTCAGCGACAAGGCAACGCTGAGAGTAATCCGCTTTACAAAACTAACCGATGATGGCCGGGCAAAATCCGGCCCGATGGCTACAGATGGTTCGCGAATCTATTTTAACGAACAC containing:
- a CDS encoding lectin-like domain-containing protein, which codes for MTAIAVDSSGDAYITGGTISLNFPVTANAFQKANNSIGTSMSFVSKINPKGTSFVYSTYLGGTNFGQGNGIAVDTTGEATVTGFTYDENIFPLTPDAFQSQNQTTSYSAGANAFLTRLNRDGSALIYSTFLGGHFEADGLAVAVDSAGDAYLTGSTLGGAFPVSVGAFQPKYSGNSNHDYYNAFVSKFYFGTLPASLATTTTLSTSTNTVQEGVPFTLTAHVALADGTAVTRGSVNFVFNGNDYGTVVLDSAGDAIDTRTVDLPGKYTVSGDYVGVSDELPKYGPSTSPSVTLTVLSQVAPPVFTPAGGIDYNRVEEVSLSSATLGASIYYTINGGTPTSSSILFNSYNPITIVGTMKIQAIAVYNGTSSAVASATYTSPTYPTTPIINFSQGFPLTAGVMTTNGSASLSYGRLGLAMSNGYDEAASSFYATQVNVQSFTTDFNFEVTGAADGFTFTIQNAGPNALGGDGAGLGFVTIQKSLAIKFDIYNNVGEGADSTGLYIWGRTPTVPAINLSGTGIDLGNNQIYVAHLTYDGAILNLTITNLHTRASFSHFWEINIPSTVGGATAYVGFTGSTGGDASDISLNSWTYESGLPAAPNFATGFEDGNGVYLNGTAVPSRSTVRLTSGLKNQAGSLFFPNALNIRSFTSKFGFQITNPSADGLTFTIQGVGPTALGGTGGGLGYNTIPKSVALKFDLFNNAGEGVNSTGTYTGGTTPTLPSVDLTGTGIDLHSGDPMTVDLSYNGIVLTMTITDQITKAHYTHPFTVDIPAAVGGTTAFVGFTGATGGETSKQSILTWTFTPGS
- a CDS encoding retropepsin-like aspartic protease is translated as MKHAFSNARLELLAFFALTSIALPLLDAEARCPGGIASVNPRFVQGALIIIPVRINHKGPFDFMVDTGSQVTVADPSLASELDLKPQGAVGLVSVANYAKASIAVLETLEAGSLTVDKPFVLVKELEQIRAADTRIRGVLGENFLAHFDLLIDYRHKVVCLDATQTLAGFVHGEHIPLVAPQHPESELPYVERLVISARLSGAGPREILLQVDSGSDGPILFPYPKGLELKRLERAALQTSGANQAFAALAPQDMRIGAYILSNISFVTPVRFGQSLPVPEEDGLLPTVLFQSVFISHANRYVTFDPR